TCATTAAAATTTGTCGTAATCGGCGTGCGAGCAATGCGTCCGTTGAGCATCGTAACACTTTCATCTTGTTTCGCATTGAAATAGAACAAACCGAATAAACCACGGTATTTTTCGCTTTCGTATTTTACAATGGGTTCAATTTGGAATTCATTGCCATCAACACGAGCCGGAACACCTCGACGATTTGGCGGCAATGCGGTGTTGAATGGCGAAGTTGTTTTTCTATCGTGAATAAAGTGGGTATAAACCAATTTATTTTCCCATTTCCAATGGTCTGAGAGTTGATAACCAATGTCCCAAATAGTGCTGGCAGAGCGTGTTTGGAATACCGGGCGTTCCGGCGTGTAACGTGGTGAATTAGGTTGTAATTCCGTTTCACTTTGTGGCGCTCTTGCGTTTAAATGATTGAACGTTAAACGGCTATAGAGATCCGGCAAGGCAGACGGGGTCCACAGTAATTTGGCGCGGGTATTGGTGGCTTTAAACCAACGTGGGTTACCAACGGGATCATAATGCGGTAAATCCACAGCCGTTTCTCGTTGTTGATGATCTACGCTTAAACGAAACGCTAATTCGTCTTTCACTACCGGGCCTGAAATCAGGGCTGCCGTTTGTGCCAATCGATGATTCCCCACATTTAATTTCGCGGCACCTTCCCATTCTTGCGTTGGGTCATTACTGGTCATGACCACCGCACCGGCAATAGCATTACGCCCTTGGGCATAGCTTTGCGCCCCACGATAGATTTCTACCTGTTTCATATCCCAAAGGGATTTTGTACCGAACGCCAGTTCGTTATAGCTGGAAGTTCTGCCATCAATTTGCATATTTAAACGTGGACGTGAACCTGCAAAAAATGCTACCGCACCTACTGCTGGACCGGAACCGTCAATGCCGCGCACTGTAGGTAAATCATTGCCCAAACCGGTGTCTAAAATATTTACATCGCGTTTTAATAATTGGGTAGCAGACAGTAAATTGGCTTCTTGTTTGAGTTGTTCGGCGGTTACCACAGAGGTGCTTGAACCGGTAGATGATTGACTACGCTCGAATTTTTCACCGATCACAGTGATTTCGTCTAGTACTGTGGTCTGTTGACTTTCTTCGGCATGGGTAGAAAAAGAGTAGGCACTCATCAGGCAAAGGCTAATGAGGCTGAGTCGTGGGGATAACTTGTTCATGGGTTCTCCTAGGCTTCATTTTAGTTTAAAGTTTACACTTTTTGCGTTAACTAATTAATAATGTAAACCTAACACAATCATAATACGAAAGTAAATAAGAATTTTTCTCAAATTTGACATTTGACAATTAAAGGCTTTCGGCTATGTTATTGCTACTTAAGGAGTTGGTTATGAAAAAAGATGTTTTATTAAAGCAAGTTGCGACGAAATTGTTTTATGAACAAGGCTGGATATTAACCTCTGTAGCAGAAATTTGTCGGGCAGCAGGGGTGAGTCGAGTAACATTTTATAAATATTTTCCTACTAAGCAGGCACTTGTGAAGTGTATCTTTGAAGAACAGAAAAATAAGATGCGAGAAGGTTTTGATAATTTGTTAGATACTCAATCAGATCTAAGTCAAATTATTACAAAAATTTTATCAATGCAGCAAGATTCTATGGAAACGTTATACTCAGTACCAGTCTTACATGATTTACATCATGAACAGGATAGAGAATTACGGGAGTTTTTTAAAGAAATGGAGGAAGAGAAGTATCAATACATGCATTATTTTTTTGGTACTTTACAAAAACGCAAGATTATCCGTGATGATTTCCCTACCATGTTAATTGATCTCTTTATTCAGAAAATAGATGAAATATTAAATTCTGCCAGCCTCCAATCCAACTATAAAGGAA
This portion of the Haemophilus parainfluenzae T3T1 genome encodes:
- a CDS encoding TonB-dependent receptor — protein: MNKLSPRLSLISLCLMSAYSFSTHAEESQQTTVLDEITVIGEKFERSQSSTGSSTSVVTAEQLKQEANLLSATQLLKRDVNILDTGLGNDLPTVRGIDGSGPAVGAVAFFAGSRPRLNMQIDGRTSSYNELAFGTKSLWDMKQVEIYRGAQSYAQGRNAIAGAVVMTSNDPTQEWEGAAKLNVGNHRLAQTAALISGPVVKDELAFRLSVDHQQRETAVDLPHYDPVGNPRWFKATNTRAKLLWTPSALPDLYSRLTFNHLNARAPQSETELQPNSPRYTPERPVFQTRSASTIWDIGYQLSDHWKWENKLVYTHFIHDRKTTSPFNTALPPNRRGVPARVDGNEFQIEPIVKYESEKYRGLFGLFYFNAKQDESVTMLNGRIARTPITTNFNDKTKTKAAFGEITFTPDIPFELTLSARYEQEHHQRKGKSAMFSINRDKKYNVFLPKADIAWKINDDQRLGFKVGKGYNPGGAGVTFGVPYTSYEYDAEYVWNYELYHRWTSTDKRLRINSNLFYNDYKDMQLPFTLGPNSIVIRNADKVVTYGAEINTEWQATEKLALNAGIGMLKTDIKRYPNSGIEGNKLARAPSFSGKVGANYRLLDHLEIGTNYSYNSSYYSTADNLANGKVGHYDQLDVYLAYDFKHAKITLYADNVLNSRKDILLVPRSGDITRQPERQIGLSTELRF
- a CDS encoding TetR/AcrR family transcriptional regulator; this translates as MKKDVLLKQVATKLFYEQGWILTSVAEICRAAGVSRVTFYKYFPTKQALVKCIFEEQKNKMREGFDNLLDTQSDLSQIITKILSMQQDSMETLYSVPVLHDLHHEQDRELREFFKEMEEEKYQYMHYFFGTLQKRKIIRDDFPTMLIDLFIQKIDEILNSASLQSNYKGREQKLFKDVLQLFICGIRY